A genomic window from Syngnathus typhle isolate RoL2023-S1 ecotype Sweden linkage group LG18, RoL_Styp_1.0, whole genome shotgun sequence includes:
- the LOC133142740 gene encoding growth factor receptor-bound protein 7-like isoform X2 encodes MWQKESLGDDVTRLEVRRSQPISIATRTSVNSRSDGSQGFSSSAPCVPNPFPELCGPSGSPVATVGDKDRRQRRRSFQASERSPQSPNWSQLSDGNPLKVFGEDEHGRWLLVSAGATAMDVCIMLAGCGERANLALTEVHPALGFERCLEDHEAVLEVQAGWAVKADARLVFCKNYAKYEFFRKPALFFPDAMIADGGGKAVTSRQPDLVRQGSCPDICGFLHVKVCGRKSWKRAHFLLRRSGLYRSSKDTSKEPRQLHYVADLGHLHVYNVVNARNVYGAPQDFCFALAPSGSPVRLQHVKMLCADSEQTRTCWTSALRLFKYGKQLQCNFQQSKWARQSLDGTKLTDGRVSERARTHVHTHTHTRAHTQMKKTLQAKSQASLVGRDSSASSADRVLETPSEADFVERQEQQAFWRGEAMHRSLPDLNWAPLHAGLPWFGGAVTRKGAQTVMEKQGLVDGTFLIRGSRQHARCFVLSLCFQLKTEHFLVIPVVRGRRAAVSDDGRRRDSVHGPDAAGGFPPDQQRHPASLPQAPVHTLNCPALPRPAPSPNRWPDGRFCGATSRVT; translated from the exons ATGTGGCAAAAAGAAAGTTTGGGCGACGACGTCACCCGTCTGGAAGTGCGCCGTTCCCAACCAATCAGCATCGCCACCAGGACTTCCGTCAACAGCAG GAGCGACGGGAGCCAGGGTTTCTCATCATCTGCGCCATGCGTCCCGAACCCCTTCCCGGAGCTGTGCGGCCCTTCCGGCTCTCCCGTGGCCACGGTCGGCGACAAAGAC cggcggcagcggcggcgttcCTTCCAAGCGAGCGAACGGAGCCCCCAAAGTCCGAACTGGAGCCAGCTGAGCGACGGCAAC CCACTGAAGGTTTTCGGCGAGGACGAGCACGGCCGCTGGCTTCTCGTGAGCGCCGGCGCCACGGCCATGGATGTTTGTATTATGTTGGCGGGCTGCGGCGAGCGGGCGAACTTGGCCCTGACGGAGGTCCATCCCGCACTCGGCTTCG AGAGGTGCCTGGAGGACCACGAGGCGGTGCTGGAGGTTCAGGCCGGCTGGGCTGTCAAGGCCGACGCCAGGCTCGTCTTCTGCAAGAATTACGCCAAGTACGAGTTCTTCCGGAAGCCCGCG CTTTTCTTCCCGGACGCCATGATCGCGGACGGCGGCGGCAAAGCCGTGACGTCGCGACAGCCG gACCTGGTCCGTCAAGGCTCGTGTCCCGACATCTGCGGCTTCCTGCACGTGAAGGTGTGCGGGCGCAAGTCGTGGAAGCGGGCTCACTTCCTGCTGCGCCGTTCGGGTCTGTACCGCTCGTCCAAGGACACGTCCAAGGAGCCGCGCCAGCTGCATTACGTGGCCGACCTCGGCCACCTCCACGTCTACAACGTGGTCAACGCTCGCAACGTTTACGGCGCGCCGCAAGACTTTTGCTTCGCCCTAGCG CCCTCAGGTAGTCCGGTCCGCCTTCAGCACGTGAAGATGCTGTGCGCCGACAGCGAGCAGACCAGAACCTGCTGGACCTCGGCCTTGCGCTTATTCAAG TATGGGAAGCAGCTGCAGTGTAACTTCCAACAGTCCAAGTGGGCCCGACAAAGTTTGGATGGAACAAAACTGACGGATGGCAGAGTGAGcgagcgcgcacgcacgcatgtgcacacacacacacacacgcgcgcgcacacacaaatgaaGAAGACTCTGCAGGCCAAGTCGCAGGCCAGCCTGGTGGGCAGGGACTCTTCAGCAAGTTCCGCAGACCGAGTCCTCGAGACCCCGAGCGAGGCGGATTTCGTGGAGCGGCAGGAGCAACAAGCGTTTTGG cgtgggGAAGCCATGCACCGCAGCCTGCCCGACCTGAACTGGGCCC CGCTCCACGCCGGCCTGCCGTGGTTCGGCGGCGCCGTGACACGGAAGGGAGCGCAGACGGTGATGGAGAAGCAGGGCCTGGTGGACGG GACGTTCCTGATCCGGGGCAGCCGGCAGCACGCCCGCTGCTTCGTGTTGTCGTTGTGTTTCCAGCTGAAGACTGAACACTTTCTGGTCATCCCGGTGG TGCGAGGACGGCGGGCGGCAGTATCTGACGATGGACGACGGCGCGACTCTGTTCACGGACCTGACGCAGCTGGTGGATTTCCACCAGATCAACAAAGGCATCCTGCCAGTCTGCCTCAAGCACCCGTGCATACTTTGAactgccccgccctgccccgccctgccccttCCCCAAACAGATGGCCGGACGGGAGGTTCTGTGGCGCCACCAGCCGGGTCACGTGA
- the LOC133142740 gene encoding growth factor receptor-bound protein 7-like isoform X7, with translation MRPEPLPGAVRPFRLSRGHGRRQRPAAAAAFLPSERTEPPKSELEPAERRQRERRQKKRCLEDHEAVLEVQAGWAVKADARLVFCKNYAKYEFFRKPALFFPDAMIADGGGKAVTSRQPVQDLVRQGSCPDICGFLHVKVCGRKSWKRAHFLLRRSGLYRSSKDTSKEPRQLHYVADLGHLHVYNVVNARNVYGAPQDFCFALAPSGSPVRLQHVKMLCADSEQTRTCWTSALRLFKYGKQLQCNFQQSKWARQSLDGTKLTDGRVSERARTHVHTHTHTRAHTQMKKTLQAKSQASLVGRDSSASSADRVLETPSEADFVERQEQQAFWRGEAMHRSLPDLNWAPLHAGLPWFGGAVTRKGAQTVMEKQGLVDGTFLIRGSRQHARCFVLSLCFQLKTEHFLVIPVVRGRRAAVSDDGRRRDSVHGPDAAGGFPPDQQRHPASLPQAPVHTLNCPALPRPAPSPNRWPDGRFCGATSRVT, from the exons ATGCGTCCCGAACCCCTTCCCGGAGCTGTGCGGCCCTTCCGGCTCTCCCGTGGCCACGGTCGGCGACAAAGAC cggcggcagcggcggcgttcCTTCCAAGCGAGCGAACGGAGCCCCCAAAGTCCGAACTGGAGCCAGCTGAGCGACGGCAACGTGAGCGCAGACAGAAAA AGAGGTGCCTGGAGGACCACGAGGCGGTGCTGGAGGTTCAGGCCGGCTGGGCTGTCAAGGCCGACGCCAGGCTCGTCTTCTGCAAGAATTACGCCAAGTACGAGTTCTTCCGGAAGCCCGCG CTTTTCTTCCCGGACGCCATGATCGCGGACGGCGGCGGCAAAGCCGTGACGTCGCGACAGCCGGTGCAG gACCTGGTCCGTCAAGGCTCGTGTCCCGACATCTGCGGCTTCCTGCACGTGAAGGTGTGCGGGCGCAAGTCGTGGAAGCGGGCTCACTTCCTGCTGCGCCGTTCGGGTCTGTACCGCTCGTCCAAGGACACGTCCAAGGAGCCGCGCCAGCTGCATTACGTGGCCGACCTCGGCCACCTCCACGTCTACAACGTGGTCAACGCTCGCAACGTTTACGGCGCGCCGCAAGACTTTTGCTTCGCCCTAGCG CCCTCAGGTAGTCCGGTCCGCCTTCAGCACGTGAAGATGCTGTGCGCCGACAGCGAGCAGACCAGAACCTGCTGGACCTCGGCCTTGCGCTTATTCAAG TATGGGAAGCAGCTGCAGTGTAACTTCCAACAGTCCAAGTGGGCCCGACAAAGTTTGGATGGAACAAAACTGACGGATGGCAGAGTGAGcgagcgcgcacgcacgcatgtgcacacacacacacacacgcgcgcgcacacacaaatgaaGAAGACTCTGCAGGCCAAGTCGCAGGCCAGCCTGGTGGGCAGGGACTCTTCAGCAAGTTCCGCAGACCGAGTCCTCGAGACCCCGAGCGAGGCGGATTTCGTGGAGCGGCAGGAGCAACAAGCGTTTTGG cgtgggGAAGCCATGCACCGCAGCCTGCCCGACCTGAACTGGGCCC CGCTCCACGCCGGCCTGCCGTGGTTCGGCGGCGCCGTGACACGGAAGGGAGCGCAGACGGTGATGGAGAAGCAGGGCCTGGTGGACGG GACGTTCCTGATCCGGGGCAGCCGGCAGCACGCCCGCTGCTTCGTGTTGTCGTTGTGTTTCCAGCTGAAGACTGAACACTTTCTGGTCATCCCGGTGG TGCGAGGACGGCGGGCGGCAGTATCTGACGATGGACGACGGCGCGACTCTGTTCACGGACCTGACGCAGCTGGTGGATTTCCACCAGATCAACAAAGGCATCCTGCCAGTCTGCCTCAAGCACCCGTGCATACTTTGAactgccccgccctgccccgccctgccccttCCCCAAACAGATGGCCGGACGGGAGGTTCTGTGGCGCCACCAGCCGGGTCACGTGA
- the LOC133142740 gene encoding growth factor receptor-bound protein 7-like isoform X4: MWQKESLGDDVTRLEVRRSQPISIATRTSVNSRSDGSQGFSSSAPCVPNPFPELCGPSGSPVATVGDKDRRQRRRSFQASERSPQSPNWSQLSDGNPLKVFGEDEHGRWLLVSAGATAMDVCIMLAGCGERANLALTEVHPALGFERCLEDHEAVLEVQAGWAVKADARLVFCKNYAKYEFFRKPALFFPDAMIADGGGKAVTSRQPVQDLVRQGSCPDICGFLHVKVCGRKSWKRAHFLLRRSGLYRSSKDTSKEPRQLHYVADLGHLHVYNVVNARNVYGAPQDFCFALAPSGSPVRLQHVKMLCADSEQTRTCWTSALRLFKYGKQLQCNFQQSKWARQSLDGTKLTDGRAKSQASLVGRDSSASSADRVLETPSEADFVERQEQQAFWRGEAMHRSLPDLNWAPLHAGLPWFGGAVTRKGAQTVMEKQGLVDGTFLIRGSRQHARCFVLSLCFQLKTEHFLVIPVVRGRRAAVSDDGRRRDSVHGPDAAGGFPPDQQRHPASLPQAPVHTLNCPALPRPAPSPNRWPDGRFCGATSRVT; this comes from the exons ATGTGGCAAAAAGAAAGTTTGGGCGACGACGTCACCCGTCTGGAAGTGCGCCGTTCCCAACCAATCAGCATCGCCACCAGGACTTCCGTCAACAGCAG GAGCGACGGGAGCCAGGGTTTCTCATCATCTGCGCCATGCGTCCCGAACCCCTTCCCGGAGCTGTGCGGCCCTTCCGGCTCTCCCGTGGCCACGGTCGGCGACAAAGAC cggcggcagcggcggcgttcCTTCCAAGCGAGCGAACGGAGCCCCCAAAGTCCGAACTGGAGCCAGCTGAGCGACGGCAAC CCACTGAAGGTTTTCGGCGAGGACGAGCACGGCCGCTGGCTTCTCGTGAGCGCCGGCGCCACGGCCATGGATGTTTGTATTATGTTGGCGGGCTGCGGCGAGCGGGCGAACTTGGCCCTGACGGAGGTCCATCCCGCACTCGGCTTCG AGAGGTGCCTGGAGGACCACGAGGCGGTGCTGGAGGTTCAGGCCGGCTGGGCTGTCAAGGCCGACGCCAGGCTCGTCTTCTGCAAGAATTACGCCAAGTACGAGTTCTTCCGGAAGCCCGCG CTTTTCTTCCCGGACGCCATGATCGCGGACGGCGGCGGCAAAGCCGTGACGTCGCGACAGCCGGTGCAG gACCTGGTCCGTCAAGGCTCGTGTCCCGACATCTGCGGCTTCCTGCACGTGAAGGTGTGCGGGCGCAAGTCGTGGAAGCGGGCTCACTTCCTGCTGCGCCGTTCGGGTCTGTACCGCTCGTCCAAGGACACGTCCAAGGAGCCGCGCCAGCTGCATTACGTGGCCGACCTCGGCCACCTCCACGTCTACAACGTGGTCAACGCTCGCAACGTTTACGGCGCGCCGCAAGACTTTTGCTTCGCCCTAGCG CCCTCAGGTAGTCCGGTCCGCCTTCAGCACGTGAAGATGCTGTGCGCCGACAGCGAGCAGACCAGAACCTGCTGGACCTCGGCCTTGCGCTTATTCAAG TATGGGAAGCAGCTGCAGTGTAACTTCCAACAGTCCAAGTGGGCCCGACAAAGTTTGGATGGAACAAAACTGACGGATGGCAGA GCCAAGTCGCAGGCCAGCCTGGTGGGCAGGGACTCTTCAGCAAGTTCCGCAGACCGAGTCCTCGAGACCCCGAGCGAGGCGGATTTCGTGGAGCGGCAGGAGCAACAAGCGTTTTGG cgtgggGAAGCCATGCACCGCAGCCTGCCCGACCTGAACTGGGCCC CGCTCCACGCCGGCCTGCCGTGGTTCGGCGGCGCCGTGACACGGAAGGGAGCGCAGACGGTGATGGAGAAGCAGGGCCTGGTGGACGG GACGTTCCTGATCCGGGGCAGCCGGCAGCACGCCCGCTGCTTCGTGTTGTCGTTGTGTTTCCAGCTGAAGACTGAACACTTTCTGGTCATCCCGGTGG TGCGAGGACGGCGGGCGGCAGTATCTGACGATGGACGACGGCGCGACTCTGTTCACGGACCTGACGCAGCTGGTGGATTTCCACCAGATCAACAAAGGCATCCTGCCAGTCTGCCTCAAGCACCCGTGCATACTTTGAactgccccgccctgccccgccctgccccttCCCCAAACAGATGGCCGGACGGGAGGTTCTGTGGCGCCACCAGCCGGGTCACGTGA
- the LOC133142740 gene encoding growth factor receptor-bound protein 7-like isoform X6, translating to MVTPTCMSLMERQRRQRRRSFQASERSPQSPNWSQLSDGNPLKVFGEDEHGRWLLVSAGATAMDVCIMLAGCGERANLALTEVHPALGFERCLEDHEAVLEVQAGWAVKADARLVFCKNYAKYEFFRKPALFFPDAMIADGGGKAVTSRQPVQDLVRQGSCPDICGFLHVKVCGRKSWKRAHFLLRRSGLYRSSKDTSKEPRQLHYVADLGHLHVYNVVNARNVYGAPQDFCFALAPSGSPVRLQHVKMLCADSEQTRTCWTSALRLFKYGKQLQCNFQQSKWARQSLDGTKLTDGRVSERARTHVHTHTHTRAHTQMKKTLQAKSQASLVGRDSSASSADRVLETPSEADFVERQEQQAFWRGEAMHRSLPDLNWAPLHAGLPWFGGAVTRKGAQTVMEKQGLVDGTFLIRGSRQHARCFVLSLCFQLKTEHFLVIPVVRGRRAAVSDDGRRRDSVHGPDAAGGFPPDQQRHPASLPQAPVHTLNCPALPRPAPSPNRWPDGRFCGATSRVT from the exons ATGGTCACGCCCACATGCATGTCTTTGATggagcggcagcggcggcagcggcggcgttcCTTCCAAGCGAGCGAACGGAGCCCCCAAAGTCCGAACTGGAGCCAGCTGAGCGACGGCAAC CCACTGAAGGTTTTCGGCGAGGACGAGCACGGCCGCTGGCTTCTCGTGAGCGCCGGCGCCACGGCCATGGATGTTTGTATTATGTTGGCGGGCTGCGGCGAGCGGGCGAACTTGGCCCTGACGGAGGTCCATCCCGCACTCGGCTTCG AGAGGTGCCTGGAGGACCACGAGGCGGTGCTGGAGGTTCAGGCCGGCTGGGCTGTCAAGGCCGACGCCAGGCTCGTCTTCTGCAAGAATTACGCCAAGTACGAGTTCTTCCGGAAGCCCGCG CTTTTCTTCCCGGACGCCATGATCGCGGACGGCGGCGGCAAAGCCGTGACGTCGCGACAGCCGGTGCAG gACCTGGTCCGTCAAGGCTCGTGTCCCGACATCTGCGGCTTCCTGCACGTGAAGGTGTGCGGGCGCAAGTCGTGGAAGCGGGCTCACTTCCTGCTGCGCCGTTCGGGTCTGTACCGCTCGTCCAAGGACACGTCCAAGGAGCCGCGCCAGCTGCATTACGTGGCCGACCTCGGCCACCTCCACGTCTACAACGTGGTCAACGCTCGCAACGTTTACGGCGCGCCGCAAGACTTTTGCTTCGCCCTAGCG CCCTCAGGTAGTCCGGTCCGCCTTCAGCACGTGAAGATGCTGTGCGCCGACAGCGAGCAGACCAGAACCTGCTGGACCTCGGCCTTGCGCTTATTCAAG TATGGGAAGCAGCTGCAGTGTAACTTCCAACAGTCCAAGTGGGCCCGACAAAGTTTGGATGGAACAAAACTGACGGATGGCAGAGTGAGcgagcgcgcacgcacgcatgtgcacacacacacacacacgcgcgcgcacacacaaatgaaGAAGACTCTGCAGGCCAAGTCGCAGGCCAGCCTGGTGGGCAGGGACTCTTCAGCAAGTTCCGCAGACCGAGTCCTCGAGACCCCGAGCGAGGCGGATTTCGTGGAGCGGCAGGAGCAACAAGCGTTTTGG cgtgggGAAGCCATGCACCGCAGCCTGCCCGACCTGAACTGGGCCC CGCTCCACGCCGGCCTGCCGTGGTTCGGCGGCGCCGTGACACGGAAGGGAGCGCAGACGGTGATGGAGAAGCAGGGCCTGGTGGACGG GACGTTCCTGATCCGGGGCAGCCGGCAGCACGCCCGCTGCTTCGTGTTGTCGTTGTGTTTCCAGCTGAAGACTGAACACTTTCTGGTCATCCCGGTGG TGCGAGGACGGCGGGCGGCAGTATCTGACGATGGACGACGGCGCGACTCTGTTCACGGACCTGACGCAGCTGGTGGATTTCCACCAGATCAACAAAGGCATCCTGCCAGTCTGCCTCAAGCACCCGTGCATACTTTGAactgccccgccctgccccgccctgccccttCCCCAAACAGATGGCCGGACGGGAGGTTCTGTGGCGCCACCAGCCGGGTCACGTGA
- the LOC133142740 gene encoding growth factor receptor-bound protein 7-like isoform X3: protein MWQKESLGDDVTRLEVRRSQPISIATRTSVNSRSDGSQGFSSSAPCVPNPFPELCGPSGSPVATVGDKDGRSQAFARTCAPPADGHAHMHVFDGAAAAAAAAFLPSERTEPPKSELEPAERRQRERRQKKRCLEDHEAVLEVQAGWAVKADARLVFCKNYAKYEFFRKPALFFPDAMIADGGGKAVTSRQPVQDLVRQGSCPDICGFLHVKVCGRKSWKRAHFLLRRSGLYRSSKDTSKEPRQLHYVADLGHLHVYNVVNARNVYGAPQDFCFALAPSGSPVRLQHVKMLCADSEQTRTCWTSALRLFKYGKQLQCNFQQSKWARQSLDGTKLTDGRVSERARTHVHTHTHTRAHTQMKKTLQAKSQASLVGRDSSASSADRVLETPSEADFVERQEQQAFWRGEAMHRSLPDLNWAPLHAGLPWFGGAVTRKGAQTVMEKQGLVDGTFLIRGSRQHARCFVLSLCFQLKTEHFLVIPVVRGRRAAVSDDGRRRDSVHGPDAAGGFPPDQQRHPASLPQAPVHTLNCPALPRPAPSPNRWPDGRFCGATSRVT, encoded by the exons ATGTGGCAAAAAGAAAGTTTGGGCGACGACGTCACCCGTCTGGAAGTGCGCCGTTCCCAACCAATCAGCATCGCCACCAGGACTTCCGTCAACAGCAG GAGCGACGGGAGCCAGGGTTTCTCATCATCTGCGCCATGCGTCCCGAACCCCTTCCCGGAGCTGTGCGGCCCTTCCGGCTCTCCCGTGGCCACGGTCGGCGACAAAGAC GGACGCTCGCAAGCATTCGCACGCACATGCGCTCCTCCGGCCGATGGTCACGCCCACATGCATGTCTTTGATggagcggcagcggcggcagcggcggcgttcCTTCCAAGCGAGCGAACGGAGCCCCCAAAGTCCGAACTGGAGCCAGCTGAGCGACGGCAACGTGAGCGCAGACAGAAAA AGAGGTGCCTGGAGGACCACGAGGCGGTGCTGGAGGTTCAGGCCGGCTGGGCTGTCAAGGCCGACGCCAGGCTCGTCTTCTGCAAGAATTACGCCAAGTACGAGTTCTTCCGGAAGCCCGCG CTTTTCTTCCCGGACGCCATGATCGCGGACGGCGGCGGCAAAGCCGTGACGTCGCGACAGCCGGTGCAG gACCTGGTCCGTCAAGGCTCGTGTCCCGACATCTGCGGCTTCCTGCACGTGAAGGTGTGCGGGCGCAAGTCGTGGAAGCGGGCTCACTTCCTGCTGCGCCGTTCGGGTCTGTACCGCTCGTCCAAGGACACGTCCAAGGAGCCGCGCCAGCTGCATTACGTGGCCGACCTCGGCCACCTCCACGTCTACAACGTGGTCAACGCTCGCAACGTTTACGGCGCGCCGCAAGACTTTTGCTTCGCCCTAGCG CCCTCAGGTAGTCCGGTCCGCCTTCAGCACGTGAAGATGCTGTGCGCCGACAGCGAGCAGACCAGAACCTGCTGGACCTCGGCCTTGCGCTTATTCAAG TATGGGAAGCAGCTGCAGTGTAACTTCCAACAGTCCAAGTGGGCCCGACAAAGTTTGGATGGAACAAAACTGACGGATGGCAGAGTGAGcgagcgcgcacgcacgcatgtgcacacacacacacacacgcgcgcgcacacacaaatgaaGAAGACTCTGCAGGCCAAGTCGCAGGCCAGCCTGGTGGGCAGGGACTCTTCAGCAAGTTCCGCAGACCGAGTCCTCGAGACCCCGAGCGAGGCGGATTTCGTGGAGCGGCAGGAGCAACAAGCGTTTTGG cgtgggGAAGCCATGCACCGCAGCCTGCCCGACCTGAACTGGGCCC CGCTCCACGCCGGCCTGCCGTGGTTCGGCGGCGCCGTGACACGGAAGGGAGCGCAGACGGTGATGGAGAAGCAGGGCCTGGTGGACGG GACGTTCCTGATCCGGGGCAGCCGGCAGCACGCCCGCTGCTTCGTGTTGTCGTTGTGTTTCCAGCTGAAGACTGAACACTTTCTGGTCATCCCGGTGG TGCGAGGACGGCGGGCGGCAGTATCTGACGATGGACGACGGCGCGACTCTGTTCACGGACCTGACGCAGCTGGTGGATTTCCACCAGATCAACAAAGGCATCCTGCCAGTCTGCCTCAAGCACCCGTGCATACTTTGAactgccccgccctgccccgccctgccccttCCCCAAACAGATGGCCGGACGGGAGGTTCTGTGGCGCCACCAGCCGGGTCACGTGA
- the LOC133142740 gene encoding growth factor receptor-bound protein 7-like isoform X1 — protein MWQKESLGDDVTRLEVRRSQPISIATRTSVNSRSDGSQGFSSSAPCVPNPFPELCGPSGSPVATVGDKDRRQRRRSFQASERSPQSPNWSQLSDGNPLKVFGEDEHGRWLLVSAGATAMDVCIMLAGCGERANLALTEVHPALGFERCLEDHEAVLEVQAGWAVKADARLVFCKNYAKYEFFRKPALFFPDAMIADGGGKAVTSRQPVQDLVRQGSCPDICGFLHVKVCGRKSWKRAHFLLRRSGLYRSSKDTSKEPRQLHYVADLGHLHVYNVVNARNVYGAPQDFCFALAPSGSPVRLQHVKMLCADSEQTRTCWTSALRLFKYGKQLQCNFQQSKWARQSLDGTKLTDGRVSERARTHVHTHTHTRAHTQMKKTLQAKSQASLVGRDSSASSADRVLETPSEADFVERQEQQAFWRGEAMHRSLPDLNWAPLHAGLPWFGGAVTRKGAQTVMEKQGLVDGTFLIRGSRQHARCFVLSLCFQLKTEHFLVIPVVRGRRAAVSDDGRRRDSVHGPDAAGGFPPDQQRHPASLPQAPVHTLNCPALPRPAPSPNRWPDGRFCGATSRVT, from the exons ATGTGGCAAAAAGAAAGTTTGGGCGACGACGTCACCCGTCTGGAAGTGCGCCGTTCCCAACCAATCAGCATCGCCACCAGGACTTCCGTCAACAGCAG GAGCGACGGGAGCCAGGGTTTCTCATCATCTGCGCCATGCGTCCCGAACCCCTTCCCGGAGCTGTGCGGCCCTTCCGGCTCTCCCGTGGCCACGGTCGGCGACAAAGAC cggcggcagcggcggcgttcCTTCCAAGCGAGCGAACGGAGCCCCCAAAGTCCGAACTGGAGCCAGCTGAGCGACGGCAAC CCACTGAAGGTTTTCGGCGAGGACGAGCACGGCCGCTGGCTTCTCGTGAGCGCCGGCGCCACGGCCATGGATGTTTGTATTATGTTGGCGGGCTGCGGCGAGCGGGCGAACTTGGCCCTGACGGAGGTCCATCCCGCACTCGGCTTCG AGAGGTGCCTGGAGGACCACGAGGCGGTGCTGGAGGTTCAGGCCGGCTGGGCTGTCAAGGCCGACGCCAGGCTCGTCTTCTGCAAGAATTACGCCAAGTACGAGTTCTTCCGGAAGCCCGCG CTTTTCTTCCCGGACGCCATGATCGCGGACGGCGGCGGCAAAGCCGTGACGTCGCGACAGCCGGTGCAG gACCTGGTCCGTCAAGGCTCGTGTCCCGACATCTGCGGCTTCCTGCACGTGAAGGTGTGCGGGCGCAAGTCGTGGAAGCGGGCTCACTTCCTGCTGCGCCGTTCGGGTCTGTACCGCTCGTCCAAGGACACGTCCAAGGAGCCGCGCCAGCTGCATTACGTGGCCGACCTCGGCCACCTCCACGTCTACAACGTGGTCAACGCTCGCAACGTTTACGGCGCGCCGCAAGACTTTTGCTTCGCCCTAGCG CCCTCAGGTAGTCCGGTCCGCCTTCAGCACGTGAAGATGCTGTGCGCCGACAGCGAGCAGACCAGAACCTGCTGGACCTCGGCCTTGCGCTTATTCAAG TATGGGAAGCAGCTGCAGTGTAACTTCCAACAGTCCAAGTGGGCCCGACAAAGTTTGGATGGAACAAAACTGACGGATGGCAGAGTGAGcgagcgcgcacgcacgcatgtgcacacacacacacacacgcgcgcgcacacacaaatgaaGAAGACTCTGCAGGCCAAGTCGCAGGCCAGCCTGGTGGGCAGGGACTCTTCAGCAAGTTCCGCAGACCGAGTCCTCGAGACCCCGAGCGAGGCGGATTTCGTGGAGCGGCAGGAGCAACAAGCGTTTTGG cgtgggGAAGCCATGCACCGCAGCCTGCCCGACCTGAACTGGGCCC CGCTCCACGCCGGCCTGCCGTGGTTCGGCGGCGCCGTGACACGGAAGGGAGCGCAGACGGTGATGGAGAAGCAGGGCCTGGTGGACGG GACGTTCCTGATCCGGGGCAGCCGGCAGCACGCCCGCTGCTTCGTGTTGTCGTTGTGTTTCCAGCTGAAGACTGAACACTTTCTGGTCATCCCGGTGG TGCGAGGACGGCGGGCGGCAGTATCTGACGATGGACGACGGCGCGACTCTGTTCACGGACCTGACGCAGCTGGTGGATTTCCACCAGATCAACAAAGGCATCCTGCCAGTCTGCCTCAAGCACCCGTGCATACTTTGAactgccccgccctgccccgccctgccccttCCCCAAACAGATGGCCGGACGGGAGGTTCTGTGGCGCCACCAGCCGGGTCACGTGA